The nucleotide sequence AGATTTTACTAAATCTGTCATGAGTAAAAATTCATGGGCTGAATATTTTGTAAGGCAATGGGAAGCTATTGAAGAAGCGGCTGATGAGATTGGATGTAAAGAACGCTTACATATTTGGCCAGATAAAGAACTAAAAGGATATGTAGACCTGAAAAAATTAGAATTTTGGTGGTCAAGGCCAACTGTAGAAAAATGGGAAAATAAAACAAAAATAAAAGAGAGTTTTTTAGGTTTAGAGGAACCAGTCAAAAAACAAACATTATTAAATTCCCTATAATTTAAAATTTGTAGGGGGCGTTAAAATAATAGCTGTAGGCTCAAATATAATAAAATCAGACTTAACTCATTGATCCTTATGAATCAAGCCATAGAATCTTTTCAACTTCCTCCACCCTTCCCCGATCATACTCAACTCCCCGACTCGGATGGCACTTTTGTGAAAAACTTTCAAGAACATCCTCAAAGTATTCTCCTAACTGACTCCATCGGCCCAGTTTTAGAACAAATACACCCAGATGGACAATATGTCATCGGACAAGACTGCGGCATCTATTGGCGAGAAACTGACCCCCCTGAAAAAGGCGCAGAAGCACCGGATTGGTTTTATGTGGGTAATGTTCCTCCTAACCTCGATGGTGAGATCCGCCGGTCTTATGTACTCTGGCGGGAATTTATCACCCCTTTAATTGTTTTAGAATTTGCCAGTGGGGATGGAAGCGAAGAAAAAGATACAACCCCTTTATCTCGCACCGAACCCGGCAAAAAACCGGGTAAATTATGGGTATATGAACGCATTATGCGAATTCCCTATTATGGAATTTATGTGATTAAAACCGGTCAGTTAGAAGTTTATAACTTGATCAACGGGTTTTATCGTCCTCTCGAAGTCAATGAACGGGACCATTATCCCATTGATCCATTAGGGATAGAATTAGGATTATGGCAGGGAAATTATCAAAATCAATCCCTGTTATGGTTACGGTGGTGGGATAATAGAGGCAATCTCTTATTAATTGGTGATGAACGGGCCGAACAAGAACACCAACGAGTCCAACAGCTAGAACAGGCCCAAATGGAAGCTATCCCCCGTTTACACCAGATGGGTTTGACTGTAGAACAAATTGCTGAAGCGTTAAGCTTACCAGTTCAGCAAGTTAGAGAAATTCTCAAAGTTAACTAACAAAAATTTCTGCAACAGAAATCTCAACATCAGGAAAAGCTAAAGGAGAAATTACCGAACCAACCGTTAAGGTTATCATTTCTTGATAATCCCCATCTGATGGACAGCGATAAACTTTTAACTCTTTATTGATAACATCAACGATCCAATAATCCTGTATCCCTTCAGTCGCATAAACTTTCTTTTTAACAGAAGTATCAAAAGTTAATGTCGACTTGGAAACTTCTACCAACAAGTCAATATCTTCCCCATAAGGATGATGAGACAAATAAATTACAGGAGGAAGTCGGACGAGCGCTATATCTAAGGATAGTTCACTATTCGTTGAAAGAGTGATCGGTTTATTTTCTCTCACTAACGCTCGTCCGGCAAGAGCTAACCTGAGTCTGTCTGCTAAAGTTTGTCCATAATAACTATGTTCGGTTCCTTCCGGTGGCATTTCAACAATTAAACCATCGACTAATTGGACGTTTCTGTGAGCAAGAACCCCTGAATCTATGATTTTATGATATTCTTTTACTGAAAAAAGAGCAGTAGCTACTGTTGAGGTCATAAAAAAGCTTTTTTCTTCTTTTTTTTAATTATAGGTTAGATAAAAGCGATCGCCATCTTCTAGGGACTACGCCGCAATAACACACCCTACAAGACAAGCCGCAAAAATGTCACAATAATTAACAGAACCGATCCCATTCCGAACATGAACCATGACCTCGTTCCCTTTTTAGCCGGTGTCGCCTTGCTCATCGTTTACCTGATCTTTTCGGCCCTCACAGAAATGGGCACTAAATGGCCTTGGAACAAATCACAAAAATAACCCCTATGACATCTACTGAACTCATTGCTTTTAACAAAATCTCACCCACAACATCCTTTAACCAAACTGACGAATTAAGCGCCGGCGGTTTAGACCCCACTCGCTTCGACCCCCAAGAAGCTTGGTATCCTATCCACTACGTTAAAGACCTAGATAAGACTAAACCGACCTCCTTTACCCTCCTAGACCGAAAATTAGTCATCTGGTGGGATAAAAACGCTGACCAGTGGCGCGTATTTGATGATCAATGTCCCCACCGTTTGGCCCTATTATCAGAAGGGCGAATTAATGAAGAGGGTTTGATAGAATGCCCTTATCATGGTTGGACTTTCTCGGGTTCGGGTAAATGTGAATTTATCCCCCAACAACCCCAAGGAACCAAAGCAGAAGACTCTAAAAGAGCTTGTGTCAATTCGTTACCGGTTAGCGTCTGTCAGGGGTTACTCTTTACCTATCCCGGCAACCCAGAAAACGCCCCAAAAGTTCGAGTTCCTATCATTGAACCCTTAGAAGATAATTCTGGTGAGTGGGTTTGTATAGACACTTTTAGAGACCTTCCTTATGATGCTCTAACCGTGTTAGAAAATGTCCTTGACTCTAGCCATGTCCCCTATACCCATCATGGTACAGTGGGTAATCGGCAAAATGCCGCACCAGTTGAATTAGAAATAGTAAAATCAGGACGAGAGGGGTTTATTGGCGCTTGGGAAGAGGGACCCCGAAAAGGAACCCTCGGGCGGCAAGATACCATTTTTATTGCCCCGAATTTCATGTATCATGACCTTACTTCTAAACAGTTTGGTCGTACTTTAACCGTTGTTTATGCCACTCCCATTAGTAAAGGAAAATGTCGTTTATTTGCCCGTTTTCCCTTTAAGTTTGCCGCTAAACTGCCTGGGCTATTCATTAACCTTACCCCTCGCTGGTATTCTCACACCAATCAGAATACAATTTTAGAAGATGACCAAATTTTTCTGCATTACCAAGAACGTTTTTTAGAACAAGCAGGAGGAAGCCAAAAGTTTAATAAAGCCTTCTATTTGCCCACAAAAGCAGACACCTATGTTAGCGCTTTGCGTCAATGGGTCAATCAATATCAGGCCGAACCTTTTAAAGAGCAAACATTAGCGCCACCTTTGTCAAAAGAAGAGTTACTTGATCGTTATCACTCTCACACCGTTAATTGTGCGAGTTGTTCGGCGGCATTAGCCAATATTCAACGCTCTAGAATGGTAGTAGGTATATTAGCCGCTCTCGCTATTATCCTCGCCCCTCTGTTGGCCGTTTCCTTAGACTCCTTATTAGCGGTTTCCCTAGCAACAGGAATTAGTCTCATAAGCGGCGCAACTTGGCTCGGTTTAGGACAACTAGAACAACGATTTTTTAAAGGTTCTTCTCTCCCCTCTAGAAATCACCCATAACTCGGGAGTAAAGAGTAGGAGAAACCACTATAACTAATAACTAATGACCAACGACTAATGACTAATAACTGATGGATAAAGGAAATATCCTTGTGGTTGATGATACCCCTGATAATGTGCGGCTTTTGGCCACCATGCTGTCAGAAAAAGGGTACAAAGTACGTAAAGCCCTTAACGGACAAATAGCCATAAATACGGTACAAACCGTACCGCCAGACCTGATTTTACTGGATATTAATATGCCGGGAATGAATGGCTATCAAGTCTGTCAAGCCCTTAAATCTGATGAAAAAACCCAGGATATTCCTGTTATCTTTATTAGTGCCCTTGATGATGTTTTAGATAAAGTAAAAGCGTTTAAAGTGGGAGGAGTCGATTATATTACTAAACCGTTTCAAGGAGAGGAAATTCTTGTACGAGTGGAAAATCAGCTTACTATCTGTCGTCAAAAAAAACAGCTTCAACAAGAAATTTTAGACAGACAAAAGGCACAAGAAGCTTTACAAGTTTATCTTCATGCGGTTTCTCATGATTTACGCAACCCAGTTATTGGGATGTCGATGATCTTTAATCATTTACTGAAATCGAGTTTAAAAACGCCTGACTCGCCAACCATTTCGCTTTCTATTTCGGTGTTAAAACAATTAGCGAATAGCTGCGATCGTCAATTAGCGTTGATTAATTCTCTGGTTGAAACACAGCAATTTGATATCTGGGGTGTTTCCCTAGAGTGCAAACCGTTATCGCTTTTCCACCTCTCCCAACAACTGGCCTTTGAGTGGCAACTTAGACTCGAACAACATCAAGCTACCATAGAAAATAAAATTTCTCCAGATTTACCCCCAGTCAATGCAGATAGCAATCAACTCTGGCGAGTCTATGAAAATTTATTGGCTAATGCCCTTAAATATAATACTTCAGGGCTGAAAATTATCCTTAATGCTACGACGGTTGCACAACAGACAGATCCCTCTAAAACTATGATTCGTTGTAGCGTTAGGGATGATGGCGTGGGAATGGCGGCCGAAATCGCTCAAGGTCTATTTGAACGCTACTATCGAGGGGAACAAGCTAGACGCACAAGCGGCTTAGGATTAGGTTTATATTTATGCCGCCAAATTATTAATGCTCATGGTGGCCAAATTGGAGTCATTACTCATCCCAATGATGGGGCAGAATTTTGGTTTACTTTGCCCATTGTTGATCATTAGAGATCACCTAGATCTTTGACTCAACTTTCATTTTTATATCATTTTTATATCATTTATTTTTCATAAAAACACAATTTTTGAAATTAGAAAAAAGTCCTCAAAGGGCTTGTCATCTGTCTAAAGTCGTAGTAATATATAGTCATGTTTGAAGGGGAGTAGCTGCTGACCTAAAAGATCAGCCCACTTGAGTCAACATACTGGCTAATTGCCTGGTTCAAGTGACAAGTCCCAGCACCACAGCAAAGTCAACATTGCTGCATTGAGGCTAAAAAGACTTGGGAGCAAGACCTTCACTAAGTTCACGTTCGATGTGAGCTTGGTGAAGTAGTGCGTCTCTCATCAAGCTCCATCAGGAAAGTCAACACAAAAGATAGGAGCTTGAAAGAAAGTGTTAACAGCATTTACAGCCGGTTTATTACTCATCACCATTTCCGAATTAGGAGATAAAACCTTTTTTATCGCGGTTATCTTATCAATGCGTCATTCCCGTCGATTGGTTTTGAGTGCGGTAATTGCTGCCTTAGCTTCCATGACCTTGCTATCTGTATTAATGGGTCAGGCAATCTCTTTTCTCCCTAAACATTATATACATTGGGCTGAGATTGCACTATTTCTTGGATTTGGTTTAAAGTTAATCTATGATGCTAGTCAAATGCCTAGCCAGTCTCAAGGAACAGTCATTAAAGAGGCAGCCGAAGCCGTTGACCAGATTCCCCAAAGCGGCAATAGACTGACTAAACTTTTAGCACGATATCCTCAGATCGGCATCTGGCTTCAAGCTTTCTCGATGACCTTTTTAGCTGAGTGGGGTGATCGCACCCAAATAAGTACAATTGCATTAGCTTCATCTTACAATGTGATTGGAGTAACAACCGGAGCCATTTTAGGCCATGGGATTTGTAGTGTGATTGCCGTTATTGGCGGAAAATTGGTAGCCGGACGCATATCCGAACGCACGATAACTTTTGTGGGTGGTATTTTATTTCTCATCTTTGGCGTAGTGGCAGGAATTGAAGGAGTTTAAAACCTGTAATAGTAAACAGTTAACGGTTAAGGGGTTAGCTGTTTACCGGAACAATTTGTCCTAACAAAACCACCATTACAGTCACCATTAAAGCAATGCCATCACGTTTTCTGTAAGGCGGCAATTTTTCAGCCGGAGGGAAACCCGAATAACCTCGGGATAACATTGCTTGATAAATACGCTCCCCTCGTTCGTAAGTACGGATAAATAAAGAACCAATCATATTACCCACAAGGCGACGAGTTGCCCATTTATTCACCATTAAATTTCGAGACAGTGCCGCACGCCGCATGGTATTAAATTCTTCGGTTAATACCTTAAGGTAGCGATACATAGAAGCCATAATAGCCACCAATAACGGCGGTGTTCGTAACGCTAATAAAGCCTGAAATAAAGAAGGAATAGAAGTGGTTAAAGTGAGGACATTAAGCATCAACAAACAGAGAAACACTTTTAGAGTAACACTCCCTAAAACCATTAACCCTATATGAGTAATTTTAATCAACCCCCATGACCAAACGACCTCACCTTCAGGACGAAACAAGGTTCCCAATAATACCACTCCCACAAAAGCAAACTCTACCCCAACCCGAGACAATAACTGAGTCAGGGAAATACGAGAGAGTAAGATGACAAAAAGAACACCCAGTCCATAGACTCCCCAGGTTTTCCAATGTCCATTAGGAGTCAAAGCAATGGCAAAGACGCTAATAATCGTACATAATAAACGAGTCTGTGGAGTTAAAGAATGCCATAACGTGTAAGTTTTAGTTTTAGACTGCCGTCTAAACCCATGAATATGCAAAAGCATAAATTACTCAGAACGATTAGAATCAGATGAATGATCAAGGGTAGAACGACGAACCAGAAGCTTACCCACTCCCCAAGCTATGCCAAAAGTGGCTAAAGTCCCTATTAAACCCGCTAAAGGCGTGGCGACTGTTTTGGGTACCCCTCTAACGGCATATTCTTCAAATAGACCATAGAACGGTAATTTTTTCGCTGGGGTATCTTCGGCCGCTTTATGGTCAAATTTCAAATCTTGGGATACTCGATCGAGTCCATCAGGATCAGGACTAGCAAAAGGCGATAAAAACATAGCGATGATTAAAGCAATGCCTAAGCCGCTTACCATAAATAAACGATTTCGTTTGAGCAAAGGATGATGATTCATGTTCTTAGACCTTTTCTCGATCAGTTAAAATACTTTCAGCTTGCGGACGTGGAGGGTCATAAAGCAAATCAGGACGAGATCGCCAAACATAATTCACCGCAATGACCGTAATAATGGCCTCACCGACCCCAATTAAAACGTGCCAAGATAACATCGATACTATAGCTACCATTAAGGGGACTGTTCCAGATAAGGCTAATTCGAGCGAGGCTAAAAAAGCTGCCACCACCACACTTAACCAAGCCACTACTGCCACTGAAATTAACATTGCTCGCTCACTATTACGGCCTATAGTGAGGCGAATAGCTTTATAGAGATAATAGCCGCCGAATGTCCCGATCAATCCCATATTAAAAATATTGGCTCCTAACACCGTCAAGCCGCCATCTTGAAAGAAAGTCCCTTGAACAATAAACACCACTGCCATGACTAAACTTCCCGCCCAAGGACCTAATAAAACCCCTGCCAGAGTTCCTCCGAGCAAATGACCAGATGTCCCCCCAGGAATCGGAAAATTAATCATTTGAGCGGCAAAAATAAAGGCAGCACAAACTCCCATCAAAGGAACGGCGCGTTCTTGATAATGAGCTTGCACCCGCTTGAGTGCTATGGTGATCAAAACTAATGTGGCTATCCAGGTAAACAAGCTCACCGGTAGGCTTAAAAAGCCATCCGGAATGTGCATAGCTAAATAAAACGTACCTGGACAAAGTTGGGATAATGGGAACATGAGACATTCCTGCTCTACAGTTTTATTTTTCAGTATCCTTGCCTAATATAAGATTTTTCAATCCCCCTACAGGGTATCTTCACAGGATCTTAAGTTTTGTTACATATTTTCTTGTCATCATTAACAATAGATAGTCATTAATAATTAGTGATTAGTCAATAGTCATTAGCCATCAGTCTTTAGAGAGGAGTTATCGCCTACATAAAACGGCCATAGAAAAATCATTGCTGTCACGGGCGTTTTCATCTTTGAGACTTTCCTAAGCACTCCTTGGATTGGTATAACAGTGAACAGTAAAAGTTATCAATTCACCACTGACTAATGACTCATGACCCATGACTAATAACTAATAACTATTGACTAATAACTATTGACTCAAATCATCATTCTAAGATGCACCATAATCCAGTAAAAATTGAAAATCTCAGCTATAATTATCCTGACGGAACACAAGCCCTACAAAACATTAACTTGTCAATACAAGCTAATGAGCGAGTGGCCTTAATTGGCGCTAACGGTTCAGGAAAA is from Gloeothece verrucosa PCC 7822 and encodes:
- a CDS encoding Uma2 family endonuclease — encoded protein: MNQAIESFQLPPPFPDHTQLPDSDGTFVKNFQEHPQSILLTDSIGPVLEQIHPDGQYVIGQDCGIYWRETDPPEKGAEAPDWFYVGNVPPNLDGEIRRSYVLWREFITPLIVLEFASGDGSEEKDTTPLSRTEPGKKPGKLWVYERIMRIPYYGIYVIKTGQLEVYNLINGFYRPLEVNERDHYPIDPLGIELGLWQGNYQNQSLLWLRWWDNRGNLLLIGDERAEQEHQRVQQLEQAQMEAIPRLHQMGLTVEQIAEALSLPVQQVREILKVN
- a CDS encoding Uma2 family endonuclease encodes the protein MTSTVATALFSVKEYHKIIDSGVLAHRNVQLVDGLIVEMPPEGTEHSYYGQTLADRLRLALAGRALVRENKPITLSTNSELSLDIALVRLPPVIYLSHHPYGEDIDLLVEVSKSTLTFDTSVKKKVYATEGIQDYWIVDVINKELKVYRCPSDGDYQEMITLTVGSVISPLAFPDVEISVAEIFVS
- a CDS encoding Rieske 2Fe-2S domain-containing protein, with protein sequence MTSTELIAFNKISPTTSFNQTDELSAGGLDPTRFDPQEAWYPIHYVKDLDKTKPTSFTLLDRKLVIWWDKNADQWRVFDDQCPHRLALLSEGRINEEGLIECPYHGWTFSGSGKCEFIPQQPQGTKAEDSKRACVNSLPVSVCQGLLFTYPGNPENAPKVRVPIIEPLEDNSGEWVCIDTFRDLPYDALTVLENVLDSSHVPYTHHGTVGNRQNAAPVELEIVKSGREGFIGAWEEGPRKGTLGRQDTIFIAPNFMYHDLTSKQFGRTLTVVYATPISKGKCRLFARFPFKFAAKLPGLFINLTPRWYSHTNQNTILEDDQIFLHYQERFLEQAGGSQKFNKAFYLPTKADTYVSALRQWVNQYQAEPFKEQTLAPPLSKEELLDRYHSHTVNCASCSAALANIQRSRMVVGILAALAIILAPLLAVSLDSLLAVSLATGISLISGATWLGLGQLEQRFFKGSSLPSRNHP
- a CDS encoding hybrid sensor histidine kinase/response regulator, which translates into the protein MDKGNILVVDDTPDNVRLLATMLSEKGYKVRKALNGQIAINTVQTVPPDLILLDINMPGMNGYQVCQALKSDEKTQDIPVIFISALDDVLDKVKAFKVGGVDYITKPFQGEEILVRVENQLTICRQKKQLQQEILDRQKAQEALQVYLHAVSHDLRNPVIGMSMIFNHLLKSSLKTPDSPTISLSISVLKQLANSCDRQLALINSLVETQQFDIWGVSLECKPLSLFHLSQQLAFEWQLRLEQHQATIENKISPDLPPVNADSNQLWRVYENLLANALKYNTSGLKIILNATTVAQQTDPSKTMIRCSVRDDGVGMAAEIAQGLFERYYRGEQARRTSGLGLGLYLCRQIINAHGGQIGVITHPNDGAEFWFTLPIVDH
- a CDS encoding TMEM165/GDT1 family protein — encoded protein: MLTAFTAGLLLITISELGDKTFFIAVILSMRHSRRLVLSAVIAALASMTLLSVLMGQAISFLPKHYIHWAEIALFLGFGLKLIYDASQMPSQSQGTVIKEAAEAVDQIPQSGNRLTKLLARYPQIGIWLQAFSMTFLAEWGDRTQISTIALASSYNVIGVTTGAILGHGICSVIAVIGGKLVAGRISERTITFVGGILFLIFGVVAGIEGV
- the cbiQ gene encoding cobalt ECF transporter T component CbiQ — its product is MLLHIHGFRRQSKTKTYTLWHSLTPQTRLLCTIISVFAIALTPNGHWKTWGVYGLGVLFVILLSRISLTQLLSRVGVEFAFVGVVLLGTLFRPEGEVVWSWGLIKITHIGLMVLGSVTLKVFLCLLMLNVLTLTTSIPSLFQALLALRTPPLLVAIMASMYRYLKVLTEEFNTMRRAALSRNLMVNKWATRRLVGNMIGSLFIRTYERGERIYQAMLSRGYSGFPPAEKLPPYRKRDGIALMVTVMVVLLGQIVPVNS
- a CDS encoding PDGLE domain-containing protein, which encodes MNHHPLLKRNRLFMVSGLGIALIIAMFLSPFASPDPDGLDRVSQDLKFDHKAAEDTPAKKLPFYGLFEEYAVRGVPKTVATPLAGLIGTLATFGIAWGVGKLLVRRSTLDHSSDSNRSE
- a CDS encoding energy-coupling factor ABC transporter permease, with translation MFPLSQLCPGTFYLAMHIPDGFLSLPVSLFTWIATLVLITIALKRVQAHYQERAVPLMGVCAAFIFAAQMINFPIPGGTSGHLLGGTLAGVLLGPWAGSLVMAVVFIVQGTFFQDGGLTVLGANIFNMGLIGTFGGYYLYKAIRLTIGRNSERAMLISVAVVAWLSVVVAAFLASLELALSGTVPLMVAIVSMLSWHVLIGVGEAIITVIAVNYVWRSRPDLLYDPPRPQAESILTDREKV